A DNA window from Caulobacter mirabilis contains the following coding sequences:
- a CDS encoding M48 family metallopeptidase, producing MRRATALFAAGALLVGQGGWAAEAGPRAAGLRPAENTDEGGLWSASDKAEGAAKTKAEVNSDPALTAYVRGVACKVASDHCNDVRVYVMDRPFFNAQMAPNGYMEVWSGLLLRATDEAELAFVLGHETSHFSHQHSLNAWRAAKARSNAVMALSVAVAVAGAAAGANSGSASAARSINDAAGAVVDIIYLAAIASLFSFSREQEEDADRLGAELAIKAGYEAKAGADIWRALQAETAASDFPKVRKEQAVASIFSTHPVTNDRIAALDAQAKAHPEGGDAGRARYRAAIRPHLGAWLKDDLRRRDYGQTLHLIERLAADGEDLGVLGFYKGEAYRRRRGDSDAGLALEAYQKASAHPDAPTAVWRELGDLQMKAGQSDGARQSYAAYLAKAPDAQDRWMVEANLKKLNGSSGT from the coding sequence GTGAGGCGGGCGACAGCCCTGTTCGCCGCGGGCGCCTTGCTGGTCGGCCAAGGCGGCTGGGCTGCAGAGGCGGGGCCCCGCGCCGCGGGGCTGCGGCCGGCGGAGAACACCGACGAGGGCGGCCTCTGGTCGGCGTCCGACAAGGCGGAAGGGGCGGCCAAGACCAAGGCCGAGGTCAACAGCGACCCGGCTCTGACGGCCTATGTGCGGGGCGTCGCCTGCAAGGTGGCGTCCGACCACTGCAATGACGTGCGCGTCTATGTGATGGATCGGCCCTTCTTCAACGCCCAGATGGCGCCGAACGGCTATATGGAGGTCTGGTCGGGCCTGCTCCTGCGGGCGACGGACGAGGCGGAGCTCGCCTTCGTCCTGGGGCACGAGACCAGCCATTTCTCACATCAGCATTCGCTCAACGCCTGGCGCGCGGCCAAGGCCCGGAGCAACGCGGTCATGGCCCTGTCGGTCGCCGTGGCGGTCGCCGGCGCAGCGGCGGGCGCCAACAGCGGCAGCGCGTCCGCGGCCCGCTCGATCAACGACGCCGCCGGGGCGGTGGTGGACATCATCTACCTGGCCGCGATCGCCAGCCTTTTCTCCTTCTCTCGCGAGCAGGAGGAAGATGCGGATCGGCTGGGCGCGGAGCTGGCGATCAAGGCAGGCTACGAGGCCAAGGCCGGGGCCGACATCTGGCGGGCGCTGCAGGCCGAGACGGCCGCCTCGGACTTTCCGAAGGTCCGCAAGGAGCAGGCCGTCGCCAGCATCTTCTCCACCCACCCGGTGACCAACGACCGTATCGCCGCCCTCGACGCACAGGCCAAGGCGCATCCCGAAGGCGGGGACGCCGGCCGCGCCCGATATCGCGCCGCCATCCGACCGCATCTCGGCGCCTGGCTGAAGGATGATCTGCGACGGCGGGACTACGGCCAGACCCTGCACCTGATCGAGCGGCTGGCCGCCGATGGCGAGGACCTGGGCGTGCTCGGTTTCTACAAGGGCGAGGCCTACAGGCGTCGTCGCGGCGACAGCGACGCAGGGCTGGCCCTGGAGGCTTATCAGAAGGCGTCGGCGCATCCTGACGCCCCCACGGCCGTCTGGCGGGAGCTGGGCGATCTGCAGATGAAGGCCGGCCAATCCGACGGCGCGCGCCAGTCCTATGCGGCCTACCTCGCCAAGGCGCCGGACGCCCAGGATCGCTGGATGGTCGAAGCCAATCTCAAGAAACTCAACGGGAGCAGCGGAACATGA
- a CDS encoding Hsp20 family protein, with protein MTTRPLLFDSPFLLGFDHTRTLIERAAKAATESYPPYNVEALDDGGVRISLAVAGFAPEQIEVQVEGRQLTVAGRRGDGSDAVEKAYLHRGIAARGFIRAFVLADGMVVSGATLQHGLLHIDLSRPEPERLIQKIPIRTAE; from the coding sequence ATGACGACACGCCCCCTGCTCTTTGACAGCCCCTTTCTGCTGGGGTTCGACCATACGCGAACCCTGATCGAACGCGCCGCGAAAGCCGCCACGGAAAGCTACCCGCCCTACAATGTGGAAGCGCTCGACGATGGCGGCGTCCGGATCAGCCTCGCCGTGGCCGGATTCGCCCCCGAGCAGATCGAGGTCCAGGTCGAGGGCCGGCAGCTCACGGTCGCCGGCAGGCGCGGAGACGGCTCTGACGCCGTGGAAAAGGCCTACCTGCACCGCGGCATAGCAGCGCGGGGGTTCATCCGGGCCTTCGTCCTCGCCGACGGCATGGTCGTGTCCGGCGCGACCTTGCAGCACGGGCTTTTGCACATCGATCTGAGCCGCCCCGAGCCAGAGCGGCTCATCCAGAAGATCCCCATCCGGACTGCGGAGTAA
- a CDS encoding DUF1150 family protein — protein MTPQLLTKEAFAALGAPDLVYVRPISAAEIMADAPAAALQGFDLDPTQTLYAVHRADGERLAVMGDRDSAVAAALAHELAPVSVH, from the coding sequence ATGACGCCCCAACTGCTGACGAAGGAAGCTTTCGCCGCTCTCGGCGCCCCCGACCTGGTCTATGTCCGGCCGATCAGCGCCGCCGAGATCATGGCCGATGCTCCAGCCGCCGCCCTGCAGGGCTTCGACCTGGACCCCACCCAGACCCTCTATGCGGTGCACCGCGCCGATGGCGAACGCCTCGCCGTGATGGGTGATCGTGACTCGGCCGTCGCCGCCGCACTGGCCCATGAGCTGGCGCCGGTCTCTGTCCACTAG
- the ptsN gene encoding PTS IIA-like nitrogen regulatory protein PtsN, translated as MNIGDLLEPRAIAPRAGGGSKRQVLSAVADIAARNLRIRSEDVLDALLEREAAGSTGVGHGVAIPHARIPGLTAVRGVFMRLETPTPFESLDDQPVDLIFALFAPAESRTEHLQALARVSRLMRQGDLRQQLRQARTAEAIHALLAREAQPSAA; from the coding sequence ATGAACATCGGAGACCTGCTGGAGCCGCGCGCGATTGCGCCGCGCGCGGGGGGCGGGAGTAAGCGTCAGGTCTTGTCGGCGGTCGCCGACATCGCCGCTCGGAACCTGCGGATCAGGTCCGAGGACGTGCTGGACGCCCTGCTGGAGCGGGAGGCCGCGGGCTCGACGGGAGTCGGCCACGGCGTCGCGATTCCCCATGCCCGGATACCGGGCCTGACGGCCGTGCGCGGCGTGTTCATGCGCCTCGAGACGCCGACGCCGTTCGAGTCGCTGGACGACCAGCCCGTCGACCTGATCTTCGCGCTGTTCGCGCCGGCCGAAAGCCGTACGGAGCACCTGCAGGCGCTTGCGCGGGTGTCGCGCCTGATGCGGCAGGGAGACCTGCGTCAGCAGCTTCGTCAGGCCCGCACGGCCGAGGCGATCCACGCGCTGCTCGCGCGCGAGGCCCAGCCGAGCGCGGCCTGA
- the hpf gene encoding ribosome hibernation-promoting factor, HPF/YfiA family has protein sequence MQVQVSGKHVDVGEALRERVSDEITETIGKYFDRGGSADVVVTKEGFSFKVDCMVALASGQRLQSQGLGADAHAAFGQALEKIETRVRRYKRRLKSHSSQAAAKQAETAALYVLRAPDDDADVDEWDGVDGHAPPSAMIIAETEEALKTMTVSMAVMELDLTESRTIVFRNAAHGGLSVVYRRPDGNIGWIDPERTQSQNGNGTRANA, from the coding sequence ATGCAAGTGCAAGTCTCCGGCAAGCACGTCGACGTCGGCGAAGCCCTGCGTGAGCGGGTTAGCGACGAAATCACCGAAACCATTGGCAAGTACTTCGACCGCGGCGGCTCGGCCGATGTGGTCGTGACCAAGGAGGGCTTCTCCTTCAAGGTCGATTGCATGGTCGCCCTGGCGTCCGGCCAGCGTCTGCAGAGCCAGGGGCTGGGCGCAGACGCGCACGCGGCCTTCGGCCAGGCGCTGGAAAAGATCGAGACGCGCGTACGCCGCTACAAGCGGCGGCTTAAGAGCCACTCGTCCCAGGCCGCGGCCAAACAGGCGGAAACGGCCGCCCTGTACGTCCTGCGGGCGCCGGACGACGATGCGGACGTCGACGAGTGGGACGGCGTCGACGGCCACGCGCCGCCGAGCGCGATGATTATCGCCGAGACAGAGGAAGCGTTGAAGACGATGACCGTTTCGATGGCGGTCATGGAGCTCGACTTGACTGAATCCCGTACAATCGTGTTTAGGAACGCCGCTCACGGCGGATTGTCCGTGGTCTACCGCCGGCCGGATGGAAACATCGGCTGGATCGATCCGGAACGCACTCAGTCACAGAACGGCAACGGAACCCGGGCAAACGCCTGA
- a CDS encoding exopolysaccharide biosynthesis protein, with product MTPIEKRQTLSSILREICDDPDPVVTVGEVVHRFGPRAFGALLFFFSAPNWLPLPPGSSTFLAIPLLVITPQIAVGIRSPWLPKFVDSRAMPRATFAKAFERIIPVLERVEKVSRPRLGFMFGPIGDRVIGLTCFLLAVVLSLPIFLGNMPPAAAIAAFGLSLVQRDGLLAVLGFLITGISAGLLIIGGHAALLIFRKASEALGMA from the coding sequence ATGACACCCATCGAGAAGCGGCAGACGCTGTCGTCCATCCTCCGTGAGATCTGCGACGATCCCGATCCGGTCGTGACGGTCGGCGAGGTCGTGCATCGGTTCGGGCCCCGGGCGTTCGGGGCGCTGCTGTTCTTCTTCTCGGCGCCAAACTGGCTGCCGTTGCCGCCGGGCTCCTCGACCTTCCTGGCGATCCCGCTGCTGGTGATCACGCCGCAGATCGCGGTGGGGATCCGCAGCCCCTGGCTGCCGAAGTTCGTGGACTCCCGCGCCATGCCCCGCGCCACGTTCGCCAAGGCGTTCGAGCGGATCATCCCGGTCCTGGAACGGGTCGAGAAGGTGTCGCGCCCGAGGCTTGGCTTCATGTTCGGCCCGATCGGCGACCGGGTGATCGGATTGACCTGCTTCCTGCTGGCCGTCGTGCTCTCGCTGCCGATCTTTCTCGGCAACATGCCGCCGGCCGCGGCGATCGCGGCGTTCGGCCTTTCGCTCGTCCAGCGGGACGGGTTGCTGGCGGTGCTGGGGTTCCTCATCACCGGGATCAGCGCGGGTCTGCTGATCATCGGCGGTCACGCCGCGCTGCTCATCTTCCGCAAGGCGAGCGAGGCTCTGGGCATGGCCTGA
- the rpoN gene encoding RNA polymerase factor sigma-54 translates to MALGPRLELRQGQGLVITPQLQQAIKLLQLTNLELEAYVDAELERNPLLQRDDREAEAEAPDAAPPEAAEYALDSTPDHAAAAELDATPDDLSPGERATRDGGDEPAQAGGQIDWSRTGAGGGFDGEDDLEGRLSREKTLSEHLHDQLAVARLSDPERAVAAVLIDAADDGGYLRADLFEIAERLGCGMDLVERVLTVLQGFEPTGVMARDVRECLALQLRERNRLDPAMAALLDHLDLLARRDMAGLRKVCGVDDDDLRDMIGELKALTPRPGAAFGGEPSQPVSPDVFVREGAGGLWHVELNTDTLPRVLVDKRYHARIAGGARSDADKTFVSDCLANANWLVKSLDQRARTILKVASEIVRQQDGFLAFGVEHLRPLNLKTVADAIGMHESTVSRVTSNKYIATPRGLFEMKFFFTSAIASSAGGEAHSAESVRHRIRQLIDAERAEADVHSDDAIVDILKEAGVDIARRTVAKYREAMRIPSSVERRRMLRAAV, encoded by the coding sequence GTGGCGCTCGGGCCAAGACTTGAGCTTCGGCAAGGCCAGGGACTGGTCATCACGCCGCAGCTGCAGCAGGCGATCAAGCTGCTGCAACTGACCAACCTCGAGCTCGAGGCCTATGTCGACGCCGAGCTTGAGCGCAATCCGCTGCTCCAGCGCGACGATCGCGAGGCGGAAGCCGAGGCTCCCGACGCCGCGCCGCCGGAAGCGGCCGAGTACGCCCTCGATTCGACGCCCGACCATGCCGCCGCGGCCGAGCTGGACGCGACGCCCGACGATCTGTCTCCCGGCGAGCGCGCGACCCGTGACGGCGGCGACGAACCGGCCCAGGCCGGCGGTCAGATCGACTGGTCGCGCACCGGCGCCGGGGGCGGGTTCGACGGCGAGGATGACCTGGAGGGGCGGCTATCGCGTGAGAAGACCCTCTCAGAACATCTGCACGATCAACTCGCGGTCGCCCGGCTGAGCGACCCCGAGCGCGCGGTCGCCGCCGTGCTCATCGACGCCGCCGACGATGGCGGCTACCTGCGCGCTGATCTGTTCGAGATCGCCGAACGCCTCGGTTGCGGGATGGATCTGGTCGAGCGGGTCCTGACGGTGCTGCAGGGCTTCGAGCCGACCGGCGTCATGGCGCGCGATGTCCGTGAATGCCTGGCGCTGCAGCTCAGGGAGCGCAACCGCCTCGACCCCGCCATGGCGGCGCTGCTGGATCACCTCGACCTGCTCGCCCGTCGCGACATGGCCGGCCTGCGCAAGGTCTGCGGCGTGGACGACGACGACCTGCGCGACATGATCGGCGAGCTGAAAGCCCTGACGCCCCGCCCCGGCGCGGCGTTCGGCGGCGAGCCCTCGCAGCCGGTGTCGCCCGACGTCTTCGTCCGCGAGGGCGCGGGCGGGCTTTGGCATGTCGAACTCAACACCGACACCCTGCCCAGGGTGCTGGTCGACAAGCGGTATCACGCCCGGATCGCCGGCGGCGCGCGCAGCGACGCCGACAAGACCTTCGTGTCCGACTGCCTGGCCAACGCCAACTGGCTGGTGAAGAGCCTGGATCAGCGGGCCCGCACCATCCTGAAGGTGGCCAGCGAGATCGTTCGCCAGCAGGACGGTTTCCTGGCCTTCGGCGTCGAGCACCTGCGCCCGCTGAACCTCAAGACCGTCGCCGACGCCATCGGCATGCACGAGAGCACGGTCAGCCGGGTCACCTCGAACAAGTACATCGCCACGCCGCGCGGCCTGTTCGAGATGAAATTCTTCTTCACCTCGGCGATCGCCTCGTCGGCCGGCGGGGAGGCCCATTCGGCGGAGAGCGTGCGGCATCGCATCCGCCAGCTGATCGACGCCGAGCGGGCCGAGGCCGACGTCCATTCGGACGACGCCATCGTCGACATTCTCAAGGAGGCCGGCGTCGACATCGCCCGCCGCACCGTCGCCAAGTACCGCGAGGCGATGCGGATTCCATCGTCGGTCGAGCGTCGTCGGATGCTGCGCGCAGCGGTCTGA
- the lptB gene encoding LPS export ABC transporter ATP-binding protein encodes MSTASEQGAGEGLVVTRLTKAFGERQVVRGVSLKLARGEVAGLLGPNGAGKTTCFYMITGLIPVDQGSIILDGRDITTLPMYQRARMGVGYLPQEASIFRGMTVEENVLAVVEMREKDSFKARETTLALLDELRIAHLKASPAVSLSGGERRRVEIARALASEPSFMLLDEPFAGIDPLAIADIREVIGYLKGRGIGILITDHNVRETLDIIDRASIIHAGEVLFEGAPQEIVDNPDVRRVYLGDRFN; translated from the coding sequence GTGTCGACCGCGTCCGAACAGGGAGCGGGCGAAGGGCTCGTCGTCACTCGTCTGACCAAGGCGTTCGGCGAGCGCCAGGTCGTCCGCGGCGTGAGCCTGAAGCTGGCCCGCGGCGAGGTCGCCGGCCTGCTGGGGCCCAACGGCGCCGGCAAGACCACCTGCTTCTACATGATCACCGGGCTGATCCCCGTCGACCAGGGCTCGATCATCCTGGACGGACGGGACATCACCACCCTGCCCATGTACCAGCGGGCGCGGATGGGGGTCGGCTACCTGCCGCAGGAAGCCTCGATCTTCCGCGGCATGACGGTCGAGGAAAACGTCCTCGCTGTTGTTGAGATGCGCGAGAAGGATTCCTTCAAGGCGCGCGAGACGACCCTGGCCCTGCTGGATGAGCTGCGCATCGCGCACCTGAAGGCCTCGCCGGCGGTGTCGCTGTCGGGCGGCGAACGGCGGCGGGTCGAAATCGCCCGGGCCCTGGCCAGCGAGCCCAGCTTCATGCTGCTCGACGAACCGTTCGCGGGCATTGACCCTCTGGCGATCGCCGACATCCGCGAGGTGATCGGCTACCTGAAGGGGCGCGGCATCGGGATCCTGATCACCGACCACAATGTGCGCGAGACGCTCGACATCATCGACCGGGCCTCGATCATCCATGCCGGCGAGGTGCTCTTCGAGGGGGCGCCGCAAGAGATCGTCGACAACCCGGACGTGCGCCGGGTCTATCTGGGCGACCGCTTCAACTAG